The following proteins come from a genomic window of Pseudomonas syringae:
- the accA gene encoding acetyl-CoA carboxylase carboxyl transferase subunit alpha, with protein MNPNFLDFEQPIADLQAKIEELRLVGNDNSLNIGDEISRLQDKSKTLTESIFGNLTSWQIARMARHPRRPYTLDYIENIFTEFDELHGDRHFSDDAAIVGGIARLDNQPVMVIGHQKGREVREKVRRNFGMPRPEGYRKACRLMEMAERFKMPILTFIDTPGAYPGIDAEERNQSEAIAWNLRVMARLKTPIIATVIGEGGSGGALAIGVCDQLNMLQYSTYAVISPEGCASILWKTAEKAPDAAEAMGITADRLKGLGIVDKVIAEPLGGAHRDPVAAAALIREELSSQLAMLKEFDNDALLARRYDRLMSYGL; from the coding sequence ATGAACCCGAATTTTCTTGATTTCGAACAGCCTATCGCTGACTTGCAGGCCAAAATCGAAGAGCTGCGCCTGGTGGGCAATGACAACTCGCTGAACATCGGCGACGAGATCTCCCGCTTGCAGGACAAGAGCAAGACGCTCACCGAAAGTATCTTCGGTAACCTGACCAGCTGGCAGATCGCGCGCATGGCGCGTCATCCGCGCCGTCCGTACACACTGGATTACATCGAAAACATCTTTACCGAATTCGACGAACTGCATGGCGATCGGCACTTCTCCGATGACGCCGCAATAGTCGGCGGCATCGCTCGTCTGGACAATCAGCCGGTCATGGTCATCGGTCATCAGAAAGGCCGTGAGGTTCGCGAGAAGGTTCGTCGCAACTTCGGCATGCCGCGTCCTGAAGGCTATCGCAAGGCCTGCCGTCTGATGGAGATGGCCGAGCGCTTCAAGATGCCGATCCTGACCTTCATCGACACGCCGGGTGCCTATCCGGGCATCGACGCCGAAGAGCGCAACCAGAGCGAAGCGATCGCCTGGAACCTGCGGGTGATGGCGCGTCTGAAAACCCCGATCATCGCCACGGTGATTGGCGAAGGCGGTTCCGGTGGTGCGTTGGCGATTGGCGTCTGCGACCAATTGAACATGCTGCAGTATTCGACCTACGCGGTGATCTCGCCGGAAGGCTGCGCATCGATTCTGTGGAAGACCGCCGAGAAGGCACCGGACGCTGCCGAAGCCATGGGCATTACGGCTGATCGCCTGAAAGGCCTGGGTATCGTCGACAAGGTCATCGCTGAACCATTGGGCGGCGCGCACCGTGATCCGGTGGCAGCCGCTGCTCTGATCCGTGAAGAGTTGAGCAGCCAGTTGGCCATGCTCAAGGAGTTCGACAACGACGCACTGCTGGCGCGCCGTTACGACCGACTGATGAGCTACGGTCTGTAA
- the dnaE gene encoding DNA polymerase III subunit alpha has product MPASFVHLRLHTEYSLVDGLVRVKPLIKALTGMNMPAVAVTDQNNMCSLVKFYKAAQGSGIKPICGVDLWLAGRDEDAALSRISLLAMNAQGYRNLTELISRGFIEGQRNGQIVIQRQWVAQASEGVIALSAAKEGEIGMALLGGNPGEADELLREWLEVFPDRFYIEVQRTNRTNDEEHLHAAVALAQRHGAPLVATNDVRFIKQVDFEAHETRVCIGEGRALDDPRRSHNYSDQQYLKSPEEMAELFSDLPEALENTVEIAKRCNIDVKLGTHFLPNFPIPDGMTIDEYFRKVSFDGLEERLSVLLPKDTTEDYEAKRQVYVDRLNFELDIIIQMGFPGYFLIVMDFIQWAKSNGVPVGPGRGSGAGSLVAYVQKITDLDPLEYDLLFERFLNPERVSMPDFDVDFCMDGRDRVIEYVAEKYGRNAVSQIITFGSMAAKAVVRDVARVQGKSYGLADRLSKMIPFEVGMTLEKAYEQEEILRDFLKVDEEAAEIWEMALKLEGIVRNVGKHAGGVVIAPTKLTDFSPIYCDEAGDGLVTQFDKDDVEAAGLVKFDFLGLRTLTIIDWALKTINRERAKVDEEPLDIAFIPLDDMPTYQLLQRAETTAVFQLESRGMKELIKKLKPDCLEDLIALVALFRPGPLQSGMVDDFINRKHGRAELSYPHVDYQYEGLKPVLAPTYGIILYQEQVMQIAQVMAGYTLGGADMLRRAMGKKKPEEMAKQRGGFIDGCKTNNIDPDLAGNIFDLVEKFAGYGFNKSHSAAYGLVSYQTAWLKTHYPAPFMAAVLSADMHNTDKVVTLIEEVRTMKLRLDAPDVNISEFKFTVSDDGRILYGLGAIKGVGEGPVEAITDARQSGPFKDLFDFCARVDLKRVNKRTLDGLIRSGALDRLGPYFELEPKAYQANIDRNRSVLLAALEEAIQAAEQTARSRDSGHSDLFGGLFVEADADVYANHRKTRELSLKDRLRGEKETLGLYLTGHPIDEYEGEIRRFARQRIIDLKPARDTQTVAGLIIALRVMKNKKGDKMGFITLDDRSARIEASLFAEAFHSAQSLLQTDAMVVVEGEVSNDDFSGGLRLRAKRVMSIEDARTNLAESLRVTVHADALKGDRLRWLGDLCKRHRGACPITVDYTGQDARALLQLGEAWRIDPADSLIQALRDQFGRENVFLQYR; this is encoded by the coding sequence ATGCCGGCTTCTTTCGTTCATCTACGCCTGCACACCGAATATTCGCTGGTTGACGGTCTGGTCCGGGTCAAGCCGTTGATCAAGGCGCTGACCGGCATGAACATGCCCGCCGTGGCGGTGACCGATCAGAACAACATGTGTTCGCTGGTCAAGTTCTACAAGGCAGCGCAGGGCTCGGGTATCAAGCCGATCTGTGGTGTCGATCTGTGGCTGGCGGGCAGGGACGAAGATGCCGCGCTCAGCCGCATCAGCCTGCTGGCGATGAACGCTCAGGGCTATCGCAATCTGACCGAGCTGATCTCGCGCGGCTTCATCGAAGGCCAGCGCAACGGTCAGATCGTCATCCAGCGCCAGTGGGTTGCGCAGGCCAGCGAAGGCGTGATTGCGCTGTCTGCGGCCAAGGAAGGCGAGATCGGCATGGCGCTGCTCGGCGGCAACCCCGGTGAGGCAGACGAATTGTTGCGCGAGTGGCTGGAAGTCTTTCCTGACCGCTTTTATATCGAAGTACAGCGCACCAATCGCACCAACGACGAAGAGCATTTGCACGCCGCCGTGGCGCTTGCCCAGCGCCACGGTGCGCCACTGGTGGCGACCAACGATGTGCGGTTTATCAAGCAGGTCGACTTCGAGGCCCACGAAACCCGTGTGTGCATCGGCGAAGGCCGCGCGCTGGACGACCCGCGTCGCTCGCATAACTACAGCGATCAGCAATACCTGAAAAGCCCGGAAGAAATGGCCGAGTTGTTCAGCGACCTGCCGGAAGCCCTGGAAAACACCGTCGAGATTGCCAAGCGCTGCAACATCGACGTCAAGCTGGGCACTCACTTCCTGCCCAACTTCCCGATTCCCGATGGTATGACCATCGACGAGTATTTCCGCAAGGTCTCGTTCGACGGCCTCGAAGAGCGTCTTTCGGTTCTGTTGCCGAAAGACACAACCGAGGATTACGAGGCCAAGCGTCAGGTCTACGTCGACCGGCTGAATTTCGAGCTGGATATCATTATTCAGATGGGCTTCCCCGGCTACTTCCTGATCGTGATGGACTTCATCCAGTGGGCCAAGAGCAACGGTGTGCCGGTAGGCCCGGGCCGTGGTTCGGGTGCCGGTTCGCTGGTGGCCTATGTGCAGAAGATCACCGACCTTGATCCGCTGGAATACGACCTGCTGTTCGAACGCTTCCTGAACCCCGAGCGGGTCTCCATGCCCGACTTCGACGTCGACTTCTGCATGGACGGACGCGATCGGGTCATCGAGTATGTGGCCGAGAAATACGGGCGTAATGCGGTCAGCCAGATCATTACCTTTGGTTCCATGGCTGCCAAGGCTGTGGTTCGCGACGTGGCGCGGGTGCAGGGCAAGTCCTACGGGCTGGCGGATCGTCTGTCGAAGATGATCCCGTTCGAAGTCGGCATGACCCTCGAAAAGGCCTACGAGCAGGAAGAAATCCTCCGTGATTTCCTCAAGGTCGACGAGGAAGCTGCCGAAATCTGGGAGATGGCGCTCAAGCTGGAAGGCATTGTGCGTAACGTCGGCAAGCACGCCGGTGGTGTGGTCATCGCCCCGACCAAGCTGACGGACTTCTCGCCGATCTATTGCGACGAGGCCGGTGATGGTCTGGTGACCCAGTTCGACAAGGATGATGTCGAGGCGGCGGGGCTGGTGAAGTTCGACTTCCTCGGCCTGCGTACCCTGACCATCATCGACTGGGCGCTCAAGACCATCAACCGTGAGCGTGCCAAGGTCGACGAAGAACCGCTGGACATCGCGTTCATTCCGCTCGACGACATGCCGACCTATCAGCTGTTGCAGCGGGCCGAAACCACGGCGGTGTTCCAGCTTGAGTCACGCGGCATGAAAGAGCTGATCAAGAAGCTCAAGCCCGACTGCCTGGAAGACTTGATCGCACTGGTGGCGCTGTTCCGTCCCGGCCCTCTGCAATCGGGCATGGTCGACGACTTCATCAACCGCAAACACGGGCGCGCCGAGCTGTCCTACCCGCACGTCGATTACCAGTACGAAGGCCTCAAGCCGGTGCTGGCGCCAACCTACGGCATCATCCTGTATCAGGAACAGGTGATGCAGATCGCCCAGGTCATGGCCGGTTACACCCTCGGCGGTGCGGACATGCTGCGTCGGGCGATGGGCAAGAAGAAGCCCGAGGAAATGGCCAAGCAGCGCGGCGGTTTCATCGACGGTTGCAAGACCAACAACATCGACCCCGACCTTGCCGGTAACATTTTCGACCTGGTGGAGAAATTCGCCGGTTACGGCTTCAACAAGTCTCACTCGGCGGCCTATGGGCTGGTTTCATACCAGACCGCCTGGCTGAAGACGCACTATCCGGCGCCGTTCATGGCTGCCGTGCTGTCGGCGGACATGCACAACACCGACAAGGTCGTGACCTTGATCGAAGAAGTGCGCACCATGAAACTGCGCCTCGACGCGCCGGACGTGAACATATCCGAGTTCAAGTTCACGGTCAGCGACGACGGCCGCATCCTTTACGGTCTTGGTGCGATCAAGGGCGTGGGCGAGGGGCCGGTCGAGGCCATCACCGACGCGCGCCAGAGCGGGCCGTTCAAGGACCTGTTCGATTTTTGTGCCCGGGTCGACCTCAAACGGGTCAACAAGCGAACCCTGGACGGTCTGATTCGCAGCGGCGCGCTGGATCGTCTCGGTCCGTACTTCGAGCTGGAACCCAAGGCCTATCAGGCCAATATCGACCGCAACCGTTCGGTATTGCTTGCGGCGCTGGAAGAGGCCATTCAGGCTGCCGAGCAGACGGCACGCAGTCGCGACAGTGGTCACTCGGACCTGTTTGGCGGCCTGTTCGTCGAAGCGGATGCCGACGTTTATGCCAATCATCGCAAGACCCGTGAGCTGAGCCTCAAGGATCGTCTGCGTGGCGAGAAGGAAACCCTGGGGCTGTACCTGACCGGGCACCCGATTGACGAGTACGAAGGCGAAATCCGCCGCTTTGCCCGGCAGCGGATCATCGACCTCAAGCCGGCCAGAGACACGCAGACGGTGGCCGGGCTGATCATCGCCCTGCGCGTGATGAAGAACAAGAAGGGCGACAAGATGGGGTTCATTACCCTGGACGACCGCTCGGCACGTATCGAAGCATCATTGTTTGCCGAGGCGTTTCATTCGGCCCAGTCGTTGCTGCAGACCGATGCTATGGTTGTGGTTGAAGGTGAAGTGAGCAACGATGACTTCTCCGGTGGGCTGCGACTGCGCGCCAAACGTGTCATGAGTATCGAGGATGCACGTACCAACCTGGCCGAAAGCCTGCGCGTGACGGTGCATGCCGACGCACTCAAGGGTGACCGGCTGCGCTGGCTGGGCGATCTGTGCAAGCGCCATCGCGGTGCCTGCCCGATCACGGTGGACTACACGGGGCAGGACGCCAGAGCATTGCTGCAATTGGGAGAAGCCTGGCGTATTGATCCTGCAGACAGCTTGATTCAAGCTCTGCGTGACCAGTTCGGGCGTGAGAACGTCTTTCTCCAGTATCGTTGA
- the rnhB gene encoding ribonuclease HII: MQTGLDFTLVEDLVAGVDEVGRGPLCGAVVTAAVILDPARPILGLNDSKKLTQAKREKLFVEIQEKALCWFIARADVEEIDQLNILHATMLAMKRAVEGLVITPRLALIDGNRCPQLSVPSAPVVQGDAKVPAIAAASILAKVSRDREMAAFDLVYPGYGIGGHKGYPTPVHLEALARLGPTPIHRRSFAPVRAAHEARAGMILGATLSSSIGLLQD; encoded by the coding sequence ATGCAGACAGGTCTGGATTTCACCTTGGTCGAAGATCTGGTCGCGGGTGTTGATGAAGTCGGGCGCGGCCCGCTGTGCGGTGCCGTGGTCACGGCTGCGGTCATTCTTGACCCGGCCAGACCCATCCTCGGGCTGAACGACTCGAAAAAGCTGACCCAGGCCAAACGGGAAAAGCTGTTTGTCGAGATTCAGGAAAAAGCCCTGTGTTGGTTCATCGCCCGGGCCGATGTCGAAGAAATCGATCAACTGAACATTTTGCACGCCACGATGCTGGCCATGAAACGTGCAGTCGAAGGCCTGGTGATCACGCCAAGACTGGCGCTGATCGACGGTAATCGCTGCCCGCAATTGTCCGTACCTTCTGCGCCGGTGGTGCAGGGCGATGCCAAAGTACCGGCCATCGCTGCGGCATCGATTCTGGCCAAGGTGAGCCGCGACCGGGAAATGGCCGCGTTTGATCTGGTCTATCCGGGTTATGGCATCGGCGGGCACAAGGGTTATCCTACGCCGGTGCATCTGGAAGCGCTGGCCCGACTGGGCCCTACGCCCATTCATCGGCGTTCTTTCGCACCTGTGCGTGCTGCCCATGAAGCACGTGCCGGGATGATTCTCGGCGCAACGCTGTCGTCGTCGATCGGTTTGCTTCAGGACTGA
- the lpxB gene encoding lipid-A-disaccharide synthase, whose translation MTSPLRIALVAGEASGDILGSGLMRAIRVRHPDVQFIGVGGPLMEAEGMQSYFPMERLSVMGLVEVLGRLRELLARRKLLVQTLINEKPDVFIGIDAPDFTLNIELQLRRAGIKTVHYVSPSVWAWRQKRVLNIREGCDLMLTLLPFEARFYEEKGVPVRFVGHPLADTIPLESDQAAARAQLGFAAQGPVVALMPGSRGGEVGRLGGLFFDTAERLLAERPTVRFVLPCANPQRRVQVEALLQGRNLPVTLLDGQSHIALAACDAVLIASGTATLEALLYKRPMVVAYRMAPLTFWILKRLVKSPYVSLPNLLAQRLLVPELLQDDATAETLARTLLPLIDDGHAQTAGFDEIHRVLRRDASNQAADAVLGLLGQSPTL comes from the coding sequence ATGACCAGCCCATTACGCATTGCGCTGGTCGCTGGCGAGGCCTCCGGCGATATTCTCGGCTCCGGTCTGATGCGCGCCATCAGAGTACGCCACCCCGATGTTCAGTTCATCGGCGTGGGTGGACCGCTGATGGAAGCGGAAGGCATGCAGTCGTATTTTCCGATGGAACGTCTGTCGGTAATGGGGCTGGTTGAAGTGCTGGGGCGTCTGCGTGAGCTGTTGGCCAGACGCAAATTGCTGGTCCAGACGCTGATCAACGAGAAACCGGACGTATTCATCGGTATTGATGCGCCTGACTTCACGCTCAATATCGAGCTGCAATTGCGCCGCGCCGGCATCAAGACCGTCCACTACGTCAGCCCGTCAGTCTGGGCCTGGCGCCAGAAGCGTGTCTTGAATATTCGCGAAGGCTGCGACCTGATGCTGACCCTGCTGCCGTTCGAAGCGCGTTTCTACGAAGAGAAGGGCGTGCCGGTGCGGTTTGTCGGTCATCCGCTGGCCGATACCATTCCCCTCGAATCCGATCAGGCCGCTGCGCGCGCTCAACTGGGCTTTGCCGCGCAGGGCCCGGTTGTTGCGCTGATGCCGGGCAGCCGTGGCGGTGAAGTCGGTCGTCTTGGCGGCCTGTTCTTTGATACTGCCGAGCGTTTGCTGGCCGAGCGACCCACCGTGCGGTTCGTGTTGCCCTGTGCCAACCCGCAACGGCGTGTCCAGGTCGAAGCGCTGTTGCAGGGCCGCAACTTGCCCGTCACGTTGCTGGACGGTCAGTCGCACATCGCACTGGCCGCCTGTGATGCAGTGCTTATTGCCTCCGGCACTGCCACGCTGGAAGCGCTGCTTTACAAGCGGCCGATGGTCGTCGCCTATCGGATGGCACCGCTGACGTTCTGGATACTTAAACGGCTGGTCAAAAGCCCTTACGTGTCGCTGCCCAATCTCCTTGCTCAGCGGTTGCTGGTACCTGAGTTGCTTCAGGATGATGCCACCGCTGAGACGCTGGCCCGGACGCTGTTGCCGTTGATCGACGACGGCCATGCACAGACCGCAGGCTTTGACGAGATTCATCGGGTGCTGCGGCGTGACGCCTCCAATCAGGCGGCTGATGCGGTACTGGGCCTGCTTGGCCAGTCGCCCACACTGTGA
- the lpxA gene encoding acyl-ACP--UDP-N-acetylglucosamine O-acyltransferase gives MSLIDSRAIIDPTAVLADNVEVGPWSIIGAGVEIGEGTVIGPHVVLKGPTKIGKHNRIYQFSSVGEDTPDLKYKGEETRLVIGDHNVIREGVTIHRGTIQDRAETTLGDHNLIMAYAHIGHDSVIGNHVILVNNTALAGHVHVDDWAILSGFTLVHQFCHIGAHSFSGMGTAIGKDVPAFVTVFGNPAEARSMNFEGMRRRGFSEEAIHALRRAYKTVYRQGLTIAQALTELAEPAAQFPEVAVFLESIQTSTRGIIR, from the coding sequence ATGAGTTTGATTGACTCTCGCGCAATCATCGATCCGACGGCCGTTCTGGCCGACAACGTTGAGGTCGGCCCTTGGTCGATCATCGGAGCCGGTGTGGAAATTGGCGAGGGTACAGTCATCGGTCCGCACGTTGTCCTCAAGGGGCCAACGAAGATCGGCAAGCATAACCGCATCTACCAGTTTTCATCGGTGGGCGAAGACACGCCTGATCTCAAGTACAAGGGCGAAGAGACCCGCCTGGTGATCGGTGATCACAATGTGATTCGCGAAGGCGTGACCATCCATCGTGGCACCATTCAGGATCGCGCTGAAACCACCCTGGGTGATCACAATCTGATCATGGCTTATGCGCATATCGGTCATGACAGTGTGATCGGCAATCACGTGATTCTGGTCAATAACACCGCGTTGGCCGGCCATGTTCATGTTGATGACTGGGCGATTCTGTCCGGTTTCACCCTTGTGCATCAGTTCTGCCATATCGGCGCCCACAGCTTTTCCGGAATGGGCACTGCCATCGGCAAGGACGTTCCTGCGTTTGTCACAGTGTTCGGTAACCCGGCCGAGGCGCGCAGCATGAATTTCGAAGGCATGCGTCGTCGCGGCTTCTCCGAGGAAGCCATTCATGCGCTGCGTAGAGCTTACAAAACCGTCTATCGGCAAGGGCTGACCATTGCCCAGGCGCTGACCGAGCTGGCCGAACCTGCGGCACAGTTTCCTGAAGTCGCAGTGTTCCTCGAGTCCATCCAGACATCGACTCGCGGCATCATTCGTTAA
- the fabZ gene encoding 3-hydroxyacyl-ACP dehydratase FabZ — MMDIKEIREYLPHRYPFLLVDRVTELDIENKNIRAYKNVSVNEPFFNGHFPEHPIMPGVLIIEAMAQAAGILAFKMLDSKPSDGTLYYFVGSDKLRFRQPVLPGDQLVLEAKFLSSKRQIWKFECKATVDGKAVCSAEIICAERKL, encoded by the coding sequence ATGATGGACATCAAAGAAATTCGCGAATACCTGCCTCATCGTTACCCGTTCCTGCTGGTGGATCGTGTGACCGAGCTGGATATCGAGAACAAGAACATTCGCGCCTACAAGAATGTCAGCGTCAATGAGCCTTTTTTCAACGGTCACTTCCCTGAGCATCCCATCATGCCGGGCGTGCTGATCATCGAAGCGATGGCACAGGCTGCCGGTATCCTCGCATTCAAGATGCTCGACTCCAAGCCGTCGGACGGCACGCTCTATTATTTCGTCGGTTCGGACAAACTGCGTTTCCGTCAGCCGGTTCTGCCGGGCGACCAGCTGGTTCTCGAGGCGAAGTTCCTGAGCAGCAAGCGTCAGATCTGGAAGTTCGAATGCAAGGCGACCGTTGATGGCAAGGCTGTATGCTCCGCCGAAATCATTTGTGCGGAACGTAAACTATGA
- the lpxD gene encoding UDP-3-O-(3-hydroxymyristoyl)glucosamine N-acyltransferase produces MSITIKLGQLAEFLGATLRGDKDIEITGLATLQDAGPGQVSFLANPKYRKLLVDTQAAAVLLKPADADGYTGNALVVPDTYLAYARISHFFDPKPKSSAGVHPTAVIAADALIDPAASIGAFAVIESGVRIAAGVTIGAHCFIGARCEIGEGGWLAPRVTLYHDVRIGKRVVIQSGAVLGGEGFGFAKDNGIYQKVAQIGGVTLGDDVEVGVNTAIDRGALADTRIGNGVKLDNQIQIAHNVQVGDHTAMAACVGISGSTRIGKHCMLAGGVGLVGHIDICDGVYITGMTMVTHSITEPGSYSSGTAMQPADEWRKSAARLRKIDDMARRLQKLEKVVETVTSSGNRSSDG; encoded by the coding sequence ATGAGCATAACCATCAAGCTCGGCCAGCTGGCCGAGTTCCTTGGTGCCACTTTACGTGGCGACAAGGATATCGAAATCACCGGGCTGGCGACTTTGCAAGACGCCGGCCCTGGCCAAGTCAGTTTCCTGGCAAATCCCAAGTATCGTAAATTACTGGTCGATACCCAGGCCGCTGCCGTGCTGCTCAAGCCTGCAGACGCCGACGGTTACACCGGTAATGCGCTGGTGGTTCCTGATACTTATCTGGCCTACGCGCGCATTTCGCATTTTTTCGACCCCAAACCTAAAAGTAGCGCAGGCGTTCATCCGACTGCTGTGATTGCCGCAGATGCACTGATTGATCCTGCTGCCAGCATTGGCGCTTTTGCGGTGATCGAGAGCGGTGTGCGTATTGCAGCAGGTGTCACCATCGGTGCTCACTGCTTCATCGGCGCTCGCTGCGAGATCGGTGAGGGCGGCTGGCTGGCCCCTCGGGTAACGCTTTATCACGATGTGCGCATTGGCAAGCGCGTGGTCATTCAGTCGGGTGCCGTACTGGGTGGCGAAGGCTTTGGCTTTGCCAAGGATAACGGTATCTACCAAAAGGTTGCACAGATCGGTGGCGTCACCCTCGGTGATGACGTTGAGGTTGGCGTCAATACGGCAATCGATCGGGGTGCGCTGGCTGATACGCGAATTGGCAATGGCGTCAAACTGGACAACCAGATTCAGATTGCCCATAACGTGCAGGTCGGCGATCACACGGCGATGGCTGCGTGTGTCGGTATCTCTGGAAGCACCAGAATCGGCAAGCATTGCATGCTGGCGGGTGGTGTCGGTCTGGTGGGGCATATCGATATTTGCGATGGTGTTTACATCACGGGTATGACCATGGTCACGCATTCCATCACCGAGCCGGGTTCCTACTCCTCGGGTACGGCTATGCAGCCAGCGGACGAATGGCGCAAGAGTGCAGCTCGTCTGCGCAAGATCGACGATATGGCGCGACGTCTGCAAAAGCTCGAAAAGGTTGTAGAGACGGTGACCTCCTCGGGTAATCGCTCATCTGATGGCTGA
- a CDS encoding OmpH family outer membrane protein, with protein sequence MRKLTQLVMLATVLVASPAFADMKIAVLNYQMALLESDAAKRYAVDAEKKFGPQLTKLKSLESSAKGIQDRLVSGGDKMAQPERERLELEFKQKARDFQFQSKELNEAKAVADREMLKQLKPKLDQAVEEVIKKGGFDLVFERGAVIDVKPQYDVTRQVIERMNQLK encoded by the coding sequence GTGCGTAAGTTGACTCAACTGGTAATGCTGGCCACCGTATTGGTCGCCAGCCCTGCATTTGCTGACATGAAGATTGCGGTACTGAACTATCAGATGGCCCTGCTGGAATCAGACGCCGCCAAGCGTTACGCAGTAGATGCCGAGAAGAAATTCGGGCCGCAACTGACCAAGCTGAAAAGCCTGGAAAGCAGCGCCAAGGGTATTCAGGATCGCCTGGTAAGCGGTGGCGACAAGATGGCTCAGCCTGAGCGCGAGCGTCTGGAGCTTGAGTTCAAGCAAAAGGCCCGCGACTTCCAGTTCCAGTCCAAGGAACTGAACGAAGCCAAGGCAGTTGCCGACCGTGAAATGCTCAAGCAACTCAAGCCGAAGCTGGATCAGGCTGTTGAAGAAGTCATCAAGAAGGGTGGTTTCGATCTGGTCTTCGAGCGCGGTGCAGTGATTGACGTCAAGCCTCAGTATGACGTGACTCGCCAGGTCATCGAGCGCATGAACCAGCTGAAGTAA